ATTCCTTCAATCTTAGGAGGAAGTGTGGCAATAGCAGTACTATGGAGATTCTTATTCTCAGATCAAGGACTAATCAATATAATAATTGGATATTTAGGAATAGAGCCAATATCTTGGCTAGGAGATCCAAAATATGCACTATTTACAGTTAGTTTATTAAGAGCATGGCAATTTGGATCAGCAATGGTTATTTTCTTAGCAGCATTGAAAAATATACCTGAAGATCTTTATGAATCAGCAAGAATAGAGGGAGCATCAAAAACAATGCAATTTATTCATATTACAATTCCAATGATCTCTCCAGTAATATTCTTTAACTTTATTATGCAATTAATTCAAGCATTCCAAGAATTTAATGGACCATATATCATTACAGGTGGAGGACCTTTAAACTCTACTAAACTATTACCATTACTTATATATGATAATGCTTTCAACTATTACCAAATGGGTTATGCTTCAGCAATATCATGGGTATTATTTGTAATTATAATGGTATTTACTGTATTTTCATTTAGAAGTCAAAAATATTGGGTACACTATTCAGATAATGGGGAGGAATAAAAGATGGCAAAAGTTGATTTAGCTAATGAAGCAGCTATGCAAGAATTAAAAAGAAAAAATTTAGAAAGAAATAGAAAGAGAAAGATTGTTAATAATATAACATCAGGAATTAGATACACTATATTAATAATAGTAGGAATTGTGATGTTATATCCTCTAATTTGGTTACTAGGAGCATCATTTAAAACAAATGCAGATATCTTTACAAGTATAGGATTTATTCCAAAGGATTTTAAATTTGATTTCACTGGGTATATCAATGGTTGGAAAACTTCTACTGAGTATACTTTTGCAACTTATTTTATGAATACTTTTAAAATTGTAGTTCCTAAAGTAATTTTAACTATAATTTCAGCAGTTTTAACAGCTTATGGATTCTCAAGATTTAAGTTTCCAGGAAAGAAAATACTTTTTAGTATTTTAATCTCAACACTTTTATTACCAAATGTTGTTCTTAGAATACCTCAATTCTTAATGTATAAAAACTTTGGTTGGTTAGATTCATATCTACCTCTATTTGTTCCAGCTGCCTTTGCAACTGATACATTCTTTGTATTTATGTTAATACAATTTATTAGAGGACTACCTAAAGAGATTGAAGAAGCAGCATGTGTAGATGGTTGTAATCCACTTCAAACACTTATATATATAATGGTACCTATGTTAAAACCTGCTATTATTTCAATAGCATTATTCCAATTCATGTGGTCAATGAATGACTTTATGGGTCCATTAATCTATCTATCAAGTGTTGAAAAATATCCTGTTGCTCTTGCATTAAAAATGTCAATGGACGTTAGTAGTAATGTAAACTGGAACCAAATATTAGCAATGTCTATTATAGGATTAACACCTTCATTAGTAATCTTCT
This genomic interval from Fusobacterium varium contains the following:
- a CDS encoding carbohydrate ABC transporter permease, with protein sequence MAKVDLANEAAMQELKRKNLERNRKRKIVNNITSGIRYTILIIVGIVMLYPLIWLLGASFKTNADIFTSIGFIPKDFKFDFTGYINGWKTSTEYTFATYFMNTFKIVVPKVILTIISAVLTAYGFSRFKFPGKKILFSILISTLLLPNVVLRIPQFLMYKNFGWLDSYLPLFVPAAFATDTFFVFMLIQFIRGLPKEIEEAACVDGCNPLQTLIYIMVPMLKPAIISIALFQFMWSMNDFMGPLIYLSSVEKYPVALALKMSMDVSSNVNWNQILAMSIIGLTPSLVIFFAAQKHFVDGISAGGVKG
- a CDS encoding sugar ABC transporter permease, with translation MKNRKLTGYLFIAPWIIGFLVFTAYPFISSLWLSFTNYNLLSAPKFIGLDNYVKLFKDPLFIKTLMNTLKYVFITVPIKLAFALFIANILNYKLKGINFFRTAYYIPSILGGSVAIAVLWRFLFSDQGLINIIIGYLGIEPISWLGDPKYALFTVSLLRAWQFGSAMVIFLAALKNIPEDLYESARIEGASKTMQFIHITIPMISPVIFFNFIMQLIQAFQEFNGPYIITGGGPLNSTKLLPLLIYDNAFNYYQMGYASAISWVLFVIIMVFTVFSFRSQKYWVHYSDNGEE